A region from the Candidatus Angelobacter sp. genome encodes:
- a CDS encoding sugar ABC transporter ATP-binding protein, whose translation MAFLQLTSITKRFPGVFALDRVSVEVEQGSCHALIGENGAGKSTLGKILAGVYAADGGEIRLDGRPVHPANPLIARRLGIAMVHQELAFCPNLTVAENLCLGDLPARAGWVARAQMRARARAMLHEIEADIDVDELIGGLSTGQEQVAQIAAAIGTGARVIVMDEPTSSLSARESEHLFRLLSHLKQCGITVIYVSHRMEEIFRLCDTVTVLRDGRHVATEEIAATNPDRVIHQMIGREIVTHTPRHLSRATGDEVLRVMNLSSPGRFHNVSFALRAGEVVGLAGLVGAGRSEVAQAIFGLDSAATGQVIVRGEALPRRSVSAALSAGIGLLPEDRKRLGLVLAMNCRENASLATLGRLTRCGFINRRAERTLAQRYADRLRVKAPSLESPIDGLSGGNQQKIALAKWLARECDILIVDEPTRGIDVGAKAEIHQLLDELACQGIAILVISSELPEVMNLSRRIVVMREGEISGELPHGEFSPANLLRLMAGVGVSPS comes from the coding sequence GTGGCTTTTCTCCAATTAACGAGCATCACGAAACGCTTTCCGGGCGTCTTCGCCCTCGACCGCGTCAGTGTCGAAGTCGAACAGGGCAGTTGCCATGCGCTGATCGGCGAGAACGGCGCCGGCAAAAGCACGCTGGGCAAAATCCTTGCCGGTGTTTATGCCGCCGACGGCGGAGAAATCCGGCTCGACGGCCGGCCTGTTCATCCGGCCAACCCCCTCATCGCGCGGCGGCTGGGCATCGCGATGGTCCATCAGGAACTTGCGTTTTGTCCAAACCTCACCGTCGCGGAAAACCTCTGCCTCGGCGATTTGCCCGCGCGCGCCGGCTGGGTGGCCCGCGCGCAAATGCGCGCCCGCGCCCGCGCCATGCTCCATGAAATCGAGGCGGATATTGATGTTGATGAACTGATTGGAGGACTTTCAACCGGCCAGGAACAAGTCGCCCAGATCGCCGCGGCCATCGGCACCGGCGCCCGGGTCATCGTCATGGATGAACCGACCAGTTCCCTGTCCGCGCGTGAAAGCGAGCACCTCTTCCGCCTGCTTTCCCATTTGAAGCAGTGCGGTATCACGGTGATTTACGTTTCGCACCGGATGGAAGAGATCTTCCGCCTCTGCGACACCGTCACAGTCCTGCGCGACGGACGCCACGTGGCGACGGAAGAAATCGCGGCGACCAATCCTGACCGCGTCATCCACCAGATGATTGGCCGCGAAATCGTGACCCACACGCCACGACACCTCTCCCGCGCGACCGGCGATGAAGTTTTGAGGGTGATGAATCTATCCTCGCCGGGCAGGTTTCACAACGTCAGCTTCGCGCTGCGCGCGGGCGAAGTGGTCGGTTTGGCCGGGCTGGTTGGCGCGGGCCGTAGCGAAGTCGCCCAGGCAATCTTCGGGCTGGATTCCGCCGCCACCGGTCAGGTCATTGTGCGCGGCGAGGCTCTGCCGCGCCGCTCGGTGTCCGCCGCGCTGTCAGCCGGTATCGGCCTGTTGCCCGAGGACCGGAAACGGCTCGGCCTGGTGCTGGCAATGAATTGCCGCGAGAATGCGTCGCTGGCGACCCTCGGCCGATTGACACGTTGCGGATTCATCAACCGGCGCGCAGAACGGACGCTGGCGCAACGGTACGCGGATCGCCTGCGGGTCAAGGCTCCTTCGCTGGAGTCGCCCATCGATGGGCTTAGCGGCGGTAACCAGCAGAAGATCGCGCTGGCCAAGTGGCTCGCCCGCGAGTGCGACATCCTCATCGTGGACGAGCCGACGCGCGGCATTGATGTCGGGGCAAAGGCGGAGATTCACCAACTTCTCGATGAGCTCGCCTGCCAGGGTATCGCCATCCTCGTCATCTCCTCCGAGCTGCCCGAGGTGATGAACCTCAGCCGCCGCATCGTGGTCATGCGCGAGGGTGAAATCAGCGGCGAACTCCCGCATGGAGAATTCTCACCCGCAAATCTGCTGCGCCTGATGGCGGGCGTGGGGGTCAGTCCTTCGTAG
- a CDS encoding glycerophosphodiester phosphodiesterase, which translates to MELIAHRGASYDAPENTLAAVNLAWRQNADAVEVDVHLSKDRRLVVIHDDNARRTGGVDDKVSEQTLSRLRSLDVGRWKGNPWTGEKIPLLEEVLTGIPDDRRLFVELKCGPEGVRVFQQTLGLLGQAPGPIVAISFSLDLVTRLRVSMPALEVCWICKFRRNWNTGRWSPAAHELISTLTEAGLNGVDLDARGPVNSLLVKKLKDAGLKVYVWTVDSPVEARRLFKAGVDGITTNRPGWLREKLK; encoded by the coding sequence GTGGAACTCATCGCGCATCGCGGCGCGTCGTACGATGCACCGGAAAATACGCTGGCCGCCGTCAATCTGGCGTGGCGACAAAATGCCGACGCAGTTGAGGTGGATGTCCACCTTTCCAAGGACCGCAGGCTCGTCGTCATCCATGATGACAACGCCCGGCGGACAGGTGGAGTTGACGACAAAGTCAGCGAACAAACCCTGTCCAGGTTGCGCTCGCTCGATGTCGGCCGCTGGAAAGGAAACCCGTGGACCGGCGAAAAAATTCCCTTGCTTGAGGAAGTCCTCACCGGGATTCCCGACGACAGGCGCTTGTTTGTCGAACTCAAGTGCGGACCTGAAGGTGTTCGCGTATTCCAACAGACCCTGGGCCTTTTGGGCCAGGCGCCTGGGCCGATTGTCGCCATCAGCTTCTCCCTGGATTTGGTGACGCGATTAAGGGTCAGCATGCCCGCTTTGGAGGTGTGCTGGATCTGCAAATTCAGGCGCAACTGGAACACGGGGCGTTGGTCCCCCGCTGCCCATGAATTGATTTCTACGCTGACCGAGGCCGGGTTGAATGGCGTCGATTTGGACGCCCGCGGGCCAGTCAATTCGCTGCTGGTTAAGAAACTCAAAGACGCCGGATTAAAAGTTTACGTCTGGACCGTTGACTCTCCGGTTGAGGCACGGCGTCTGTTTAAAGCCGGCGTGGATGGCATCACCACGAACCGTCCCGGCTGGCTGCGTGAAAAACTGAAGTGA
- a CDS encoding AAA family ATPase: MQSPIFNGPPTPEEFQRQLHEFMRQHFPGGNVSAFSKTDTAGGSDSPPPETKTEDFKFDYKPRDVKAYLDRFVIKQEEAKKVLSVALCDHYHQVRLAMDGKEQPNYAKQNVILIGPTGVGKTYLIRSMADLIGVPFVKADATKFSETGYVGGDVEDLVRDLVRRADGDVRRAEYGIIYIDEIDKISSASNMTGRDVSGRGVQTNLLKLMEETDVPARAPNDIAGQIQAMMEMSQTRGKKQPATISTKHILFVVSGAFGGLEKIVQKRLREATIGFAAAAKSTVSEERVFSEAQTRDFIEFGFEPEFIGRLPVRVVCLQLNVDDLFQILKTSEGSIIRQYEQSFAAYGIEVLFRDDGLRRIAELAAEEKTGARGLMTVCERIFRDLKFELPSTAVKRFVVTRELVDNAPDELRKLLAEHEKEERVVMAQLVHEFAERFQESHGLKIVFTDGAADALVSQALEQSKSIRDLCADKFKDFQFGLKLIAQNTGRKEFVIDADAVATPDKILSEWVVTSYRTDPTKD, from the coding sequence ATGCAATCACCCATTTTCAACGGGCCACCCACGCCGGAGGAGTTTCAACGCCAGCTTCACGAATTTATGCGCCAGCATTTTCCCGGCGGGAACGTGTCGGCTTTCTCAAAAACAGACACGGCGGGCGGGTCCGACTCTCCGCCGCCCGAAACGAAGACCGAGGATTTCAAATTCGACTACAAGCCGCGTGACGTGAAGGCCTATCTCGACCGCTTCGTCATCAAGCAGGAAGAGGCCAAGAAGGTCCTCAGCGTTGCTCTGTGCGATCATTACCATCAAGTGCGGCTCGCCATGGATGGGAAGGAGCAGCCGAATTACGCCAAGCAAAACGTCATCCTCATCGGGCCGACGGGCGTGGGCAAAACCTACCTCATCCGCAGCATGGCGGACCTCATTGGGGTGCCGTTCGTGAAGGCCGACGCGACGAAGTTTTCCGAGACAGGCTATGTGGGCGGCGACGTGGAGGACCTGGTGCGTGACCTGGTGCGCCGGGCTGACGGCGACGTCCGCCGCGCGGAATACGGGATCATTTACATCGATGAAATCGACAAGATCTCCTCCGCGTCAAACATGACCGGGCGCGACGTGAGCGGGCGTGGCGTGCAGACAAACCTGCTCAAGCTCATGGAGGAAACCGACGTGCCCGCGCGCGCGCCGAACGACATCGCCGGCCAGATCCAGGCGATGATGGAGATGTCGCAAACACGCGGCAAGAAGCAGCCGGCCACCATTAGCACCAAACATATTTTGTTCGTGGTCAGCGGCGCCTTCGGCGGCCTGGAGAAAATCGTTCAGAAACGATTGCGCGAGGCGACCATCGGGTTTGCCGCGGCCGCGAAATCAACCGTTTCCGAGGAGCGTGTGTTCTCCGAGGCGCAGACTCGCGACTTCATCGAGTTCGGGTTCGAGCCCGAATTCATCGGCCGATTGCCGGTGCGCGTCGTCTGCCTGCAGCTCAACGTGGACGATCTGTTCCAGATCCTGAAGACGTCCGAGGGCAGCATCATCCGGCAATACGAACAATCGTTCGCCGCTTACGGCATCGAGGTGCTGTTCCGCGACGATGGTCTCCGGAGGATCGCCGAGCTGGCGGCGGAGGAAAAGACCGGCGCGCGCGGCCTGATGACGGTTTGCGAGCGCATCTTCCGCGATTTGAAATTCGAGCTCCCTTCGACCGCGGTGAAGCGGTTTGTGGTGACACGCGAACTGGTGGACAATGCTCCGGACGAACTGCGGAAACTGCTCGCTGAACACGAAAAGGAAGAGCGCGTGGTGATGGCGCAGCTCGTCCATGAGTTCGCAGAACGTTTCCAGGAAAGCCACGGCCTGAAGATTGTCTTCACCGATGGGGCAGCCGACGCGCTCGTATCGCAGGCACTGGAACAGTCCAAATCGATCCGCGATTTGTGCGCGGACAAGTTCAAGGATTTTCAGTTCGGCCTGAAGCTGATCGCCCAAAACACCGGGCGGAAGGAGTTCGTGATCGATGCCGATGCGGTGGCAACACCGGACAAGATTTTGAGCGAATGGGTGGTGACCAGTTACCGGACGGACCCTACGAAGGACTGA